The following are encoded in a window of Pseudomonadota bacterium genomic DNA:
- the sucC gene encoding ADP-forming succinate--CoA ligase subunit beta: MNLHEYQAKQVLKKFGLPVLNGYLCYTPGEAEAAADLLGGGVCVVKAQVHAGGRGKAGGVKVAKSPSEARAYAEKILGMTLVTPQTGAEGKLVRKVYVEAGCNIAKEYYLSILVDRANRCVSIIASTEGGMEIEEVAHNTPEKILNVRIDPKVGLQSFQAATLAIALGIPVEGRKSFCEVVKGLYRSFVGSDLGLLEVNPLVLTKDNTFVVLDAKVALEDNAAFRQPEIHAMLDYDEQDPRDLRAQKFGLNYVGLDGNIGCLVNGAGLAMATMDIIKSFGGEPANFLDVGGGATKENVTEAFRILLSDPKVKGILVNIFGGIMKCDVIATGVIEAAKEVGLKVPLVVRLQGTNVDLGRKMLAESGLAITPADTMDDAAKKIVALAK, encoded by the coding sequence ATGAATCTCCACGAGTATCAAGCGAAACAGGTTCTGAAGAAATTTGGACTTCCGGTCCTGAATGGATATCTATGCTACACACCGGGTGAGGCGGAGGCAGCTGCCGATCTACTAGGTGGTGGTGTCTGTGTTGTAAAGGCGCAGGTGCACGCCGGTGGTCGTGGTAAGGCCGGTGGGGTTAAGGTTGCTAAGAGCCCCTCGGAGGCCCGCGCTTACGCAGAAAAGATCCTAGGCATGACCCTCGTTACTCCGCAGACCGGAGCAGAGGGCAAGCTTGTGCGTAAGGTCTACGTAGAGGCTGGGTGTAATATCGCAAAGGAGTACTACCTTAGTATCCTAGTGGACCGCGCCAATCGCTGCGTTTCTATTATCGCCTCAACTGAGGGCGGGATGGAGATCGAGGAGGTCGCGCACAATACACCGGAGAAGATCCTAAATGTGCGCATCGATCCTAAGGTTGGATTGCAGAGCTTTCAGGCAGCAACGCTCGCTATCGCTCTCGGTATTCCAGTTGAGGGGCGCAAGTCGTTCTGTGAGGTGGTAAAGGGGCTCTACAGATCCTTTGTAGGGAGCGATCTTGGGTTGCTAGAGGTTAATCCATTGGTGCTAACAAAGGATAATACATTCGTTGTGCTCGATGCGAAGGTTGCACTTGAGGATAACGCCGCCTTTAGGCAGCCAGAGATCCACGCCATGCTTGATTACGATGAGCAGGACCCACGCGATCTCCGCGCACAGAAATTTGGGCTTAACTACGTAGGGCTAGATGGAAATATCGGCTGCCTTGTAAACGGCGCCGGACTTGCTATGGCAACCATGGATATCATTAAGTCGTTCGGTGGCGAGCCGGCTAACTTTTTGGATGTAGGGGGCGGAGCAACGAAAGAGAACGTAACCGAGGCGTTCCGTATTCTACTCTCTGATCCGAAGGTGAAGGGCATTCTCGTTAATATCTTTGGTGGAATCATGAAGTGCGACGTGATCGCCACGGGCGTTATCGAAGCAGCCAAGGAGGTTGGGCTTAAGGTGCCACTAGTCGTACGGCTGCAGGGAACCAACGTTGATCTTGGTCGCAAGATGTTGGCTGAATCCGGTCTGGCGATTACGCCAGCAGATACGATGGATGATGCCGCCAAAAAGATCGTGGCTTTAGCGAAGTAA